In the Pithys albifrons albifrons isolate INPA30051 chromosome 31, PitAlb_v1, whole genome shotgun sequence genome, one interval contains:
- the LOC139684036 gene encoding olfactory receptor 14J1-like: MSNSSSISHFLLLPLADTRQLQLLLLWLFLGISLAALLGNGLIISAVPSDHHLHTPMHFFLLNLSLTDLGSICTTVPKAMHNSLWNTRTISYIGCVAQVFFFMFFVTSEFSLLTIMCYDRYVAICKPLHYGTLLGSRACAHMAAAAWASACLYALLHTDNTFSLPLCQGNALGQFFCEIPHTLKLSCSNPYLRELGLIVVCTCVVFCSFVFIVFSYVQIFRAVLRIPSEQGQHKAFSTCLPHLAVLSLFLSTAAFADLKPPSISSPSLDLALSVLYSVVPPALNPLIYSLRNQELKDAMRKMMNA, encoded by the coding sequence atgtccaacagcagctccatcagccacttcctcctcctgccattggcagacacgcggcagctgcagctcctgctcttgtggctcttcctgggcatctccctggctgccctcctgggcaacggcctcatcatcagcgccgtaccctctgaccaccacctgcacacccccatgcacttcttcctgctcaacctgtccctcacagacctgggctccatctgcaccactgtccccaaggcCATGCACAATTCCCTTTGGAACACCAGGACCATCTCCTACATCGGTTGTGTTGCCCAGGtctttttctttatgttcttTGTCACAAGcgagttttccctcctcaccatcatgtgctacgaccgctacgttgccatctgcaaacccctgcactacgggaccctcctgggcagcagagcttgtgcccacatggcagcagctgcctgggccagtgccTGTCTctatgctctgctgcacacagacaatacattttccctgcccctgtgccagggaaatgccctgggccagttcttctgtgaaatcccccacaccctcaagctctcctgctcaaaTCCttacctcagggaacttgggcttaTTGTTGTTTGTACCTGTGTagtgttttgttcttttgttttcatagttttctcctatgtgcagatcttcagggctgtgctgaggatcccctctgagcagggacagcacaaagCCTTCTCtacgtgcctccctcacctggctgtgctctccctgtttctcagcactgcagcattTGCTGACttgaagcctccctccatctcctccccatccctggatctggcactgtcagttctgtactcggtggtgcctccGGccctgaaccccctcatctacagcctgaggaaccaggagctcaaggatgccatgaggaaaatgatgaatgCTTAG